In Helianthus annuus cultivar XRQ/B chromosome 3, HanXRQr2.0-SUNRISE, whole genome shotgun sequence, a single window of DNA contains:
- the LOC110928409 gene encoding extensin-like, translating into MPLPPDITTRHRTPALSPPAAATTIDKRTPSTSAASLHHRTLASPLATEHHRHHPPSSPPSATADHHHRTPESSLPPPAGATEHRHHRHQPPSPQPVIVATKTVNTASHGHHHRPPTTFVATHHRRHHPPPNHHQPPALSDTEHYRRRRRHPPLHPAPPPTATTAATHNRQQSPILFLLLFLPTKQHKLMILSIPTCDYNYVISVHPLNHPPPPVYTHTTFSPPPPYTHHRLCSTTVHPHNRLPSTTIHSHHCLSSTTIHPPPPYTHITVSPPPPPILLRPPQHHS; encoded by the exons ATGCCGCTACCACCCGACATCACTACCCGCCACCGAACACCAGCATTATCACCACctgccgccgccaccaccatcgACAAGCGAACACCATCGACTTCCGCCGCCAGCCTCCACCACCGAACATTGGCGTCACCACTGGCCACcgaacaccaccgccaccacccaccgtcgTCACCACCTTCCGCCACCGCCGACCACCACCATCGAACACCAGAGTCGTCACTGCCACCACCTGCCGGCGCCACTGAACACCGACACCACCGCCACCAACCACCGTCGCCACAACCCGTCATCGTCGCCACCAAAACCGTCAACACCGCCAGCCATGGCCACCACCACCGACCACCGACCACCTTTGTCGccacccaccaccgccgccaccatcCTCCACCGAATCACCACCAACCACCGGCACTCTCCGACACCGAACACTATCGTCGTCGCCGCCGCCACCCGCCGCTCCACCCAGCGCCACCACCCACTGCCACCACTGCCGCCACCCACAACCGTCAACAATCACCGATTTTATTTCTTCTTCTTTTCCTGCCTACCAAACAACACAAGTTAATGATTCTTTCCATTCctacatg CGATTACAATTATGTGATTTCTGTACACCCACTCAACCACCCTCCTCCACCAGTGTACACCCACACCACCTTCTCCCCTCCACCACCATACACCCACCACCGTCTCTGCTCCACCACCGTACACCCACACAACCGTCTCCCCTCCACCACCATACACTCACATCATTGTCTCTCCTCCACCACCatacacccaccaccaccgtacACTCACATCACCGTCTCTCCTCCACCACCACCGATCTTGCTACGACCACCTCAACACCATTCATGA